A single genomic interval of Penicillium psychrofluorescens genome assembly, chromosome: 2 harbors:
- a CDS encoding uncharacterized protein (ID:PFLUO_003409-T1.cds;~source:funannotate), which translates to MKVVIKEWNAIATWHWDMPEDDVCGICRVQFDSTCPTCKFPGDDCSLCEDLVGLVLTNV; encoded by the exons ATGAAGGTCGTCATCAAGGAGTGGAATGCTATTGCCACCTGGCACTGGGACATgcccgaggacgatgtcTGTGGCATCTGTCGCGTCCAGTTCGATAGCACCTGTCCCACCTGCAAATTCCCCGGCGATGACTGCTCCCTATGTGA GGATCTGGTCGGTTTGGTTCTCACGAATGTCTAG